The DNA window AGCGCCTCGTCGACGGCATCCATCAGGCTGGCGTACTCCGCGTCCTTGCGGCCGGGGAAGCCGAAGTAGGTCTTGACGCCGAAGGGTGGCTCGACGAGCGCGAAGGTGTCGGACTGCTGCTGGGCGACATAGGCGATGTTCGGATAGGAATTCGCCACCGCGACGACGCGGCCGGAGGCAAGCGCCGCATAGGCCTCGTTGAAGCTGACGAACTCCTGCGCGTCGACCGGCGTCGGCAGGGTCTTGGAGAATTCCTCGAGCTGGGCGAGCTGGGCCGTCGCCTTGCCGCTGCCGACGGCCTTTCCGGCGACATCCTCGGGCTTCATGATGCTGTCGTCGCCGGCCTTCTTGAGCAGGGCGACGGTGGCCTCGGCGACCGGCGAGGAGAAGCGGTAGCGCTCCATGCGGGCGTTGGTGATGGTGGCGGGACCCGCCACCATGTCGAACTTGCCGCTCTCAAGGCCCGGCAGGACGCCGTCCCACGGCAGGGTCACCCACTCGATCTTGACGCCGAGTTCCTTGCCGATCTCGGCGAAGACGTCGACGTTGAGACCGACGTGCTCGCCGGAGTCATTGATGAAGTCGAAGGGTGCGAAGGCGGTTTCCGTGCCGACCTTCAGAACGCCGTCGGCCTTGACCTTGGCCAGGATATCCTCGGCATGGGCGCCGGCACTGGCGGCCACCATCAGGGCGACCGAGACGGCTGCGGTAAGAACGGACTTCAGGAACATGTCGCTGCATCCCCATCTGTTGCTTGTTGGTTGCGCGGCCATTTGCCGGCGCGGGCGGGCTTAATTGCCTAGACAAAATGGATCGTGCTTTGACCCGATTGTCAATCTGATGATGCCGAAAAAATGCTCAGGCACGATCCTTAGGCGTTTTCGCGCGAGTGACCCGGCTGGAACCGTGCGGCAAGCTGGTATCCGCCGGCCGGGTAGACGGTCGTCGCCTCGGTCACCGGAGCCCCATTTCTCCACGTCTGGCGCCCGAGCGCAAGGCAGGCCGCACCGGCGGGAAGATCGAGAAGGCGCGCGGTCTGAGGGTCTGTGTTGAGCGCCCAGATCCGGTGTTCGGCCTCGCTCCACGGCACGTGGTGCAAGAGCCAGGTGCCGGGCGGCTCGTCCTCGAAGCTTTCCCTTGCGGCCATGGGCACGGTGGAAAGATCGATCAGGCGGTCTTCGAGGGCGAAGGGCCGGCCATCGGCCTGGTGCAGGCATCGGATCGCCAGGACGGGGCGTGGCGTGTCGACGCCGAGCCGGGCCTTGTCCTCCGCGTTGCTCTCGCGCTGCTCGCGTTCGAGAAGGCGCAGGCCGTAGGCATGGCCGAGCGCCAGGATGTCGGCCTGGACGTCGGGGATCTGCAGAAGGGCTGACGGCGGGCGCGGGCGGGCGACGAAGGTGCCGGCGCGGCGACGCCGTTCCACGAGGCCGCGCGAGGCGAGTTCCGTGAGAACCTTGTTGACCGTCATCCGCGAGCAGCCGTAGCTGGCCATCAGCTCGTGCTCGGCGGGAACGCGCTGTCCCGGTGCCCAGTCGCCGGAGAGGATGAGGGCCTCCAGATCGCCCCGGATGCGCTGGTGCAGGGAAACAGGCGGGCTCATGGAACCGACTGAGCTTGTGCCGACGGAAGATGACAATGGCAGACGCCTTTGACGGGCACTCGAAGACGGCACGTCGGTCCTTTCGGGACGGTGGGACTCGCTTGCTGGCAAAATATGTATAGGCATTTTACGGGCCTGCCAACCGGTGCCGGCAAGCCAATCGTGCCTCCGGATGCCTTGGTCCGCCAGGCTCGCCTTCAGCGTTTCCTTGCCTTGGCTGTCATGCAACTATGCCGCCGAAATACAGATTCGCCGTGCGGATGGATTGCGGCAGCAGATCCCTTTCGGCCCCCTTGAACTGGACAGACGATCATGAACGCCTTCGCCCCCGATCTGTTTGACGGTCGCACCATCGTCGTGACGGGAGCGGCAAGGGGCATCGGCGCGGCTGTCGCCCGCGAACTCCTGGCGCTTGGCGCAACGGTCGTCGCCCATGCGGGACGCAAGCCGCCGGCCGATGACGATGATCTCGTCACGGGCCTGCCGGATGCCCATCGCGACCGTCTCACCATCCTTGAAGCCGACCTTGCCGACGCCGGCGAGGCCGAGCGGCTTGCCGAGGCGATCTTTTCCCGCGTCGGGCGCATCGATGGCCTCGTCAACAACGCCGGGACCATGATCGGCCGCATTCCGGCCGAAGAGACGGATCTCGCGGCCTACGAGAAGGTCGTCGACCTCAATGCCCGCTCCGTGGTGCTGCTGACGCGGGCCCTGCTGCCGGGCATGGGCGAGGGCGCATCGATCGTCAACACGACCTCCATTTCCGCCCGGACCGGCGGCAGCGCCGGCTCGTCGCTTTACAGTTCCGCCAAGGCCTTTGTCGCGACCTACACCCGCAGCCTTGCCAAGGAACTCGGACCGCGCGGCATCCGGGTCAATTCGGTCGCTCCCGGCACCATCGATACTGCGTTCCACCAGCGCTACTCCTCGCCGGAAAAGCTGGCCGCGACGGCCAAGGCCATCCCGCTCGGACGGCTCGGAACGCCGGACGACTGCGTCGGCGCCTATCTCTTCCTGCTCTCCGGCGACCTCAGCGGCTACATCACCGGCCAAAGCATCGACGTGAACGGCGGCCAGCTTCTCGCCTGAGCCCCGTCGCTCCTCTCTCCGTCATCAGGTCGTTCTGTCTTCGCACCCTGCGGACGCCTGCGGTCATGTCCCGCCGTGCCGGGAACCGAACCTGCGCGCGCCCTCCTCCGGTGGGCAGCCGAAAACGCCTGTTTCCGCCTTTCCGGGTCATTCAATCGCAGGTCGTTGACGCGCAAGGATTTTCGTCACATAGCGATAATATAATATGACTTATCATATAGTATGACTATTGACTATTTGAGGTCTCTCTCTCAATGATGGCGCATCACCGCGACCGTGTTCGTCAGAAACCAAGGGCGGTGCCATCCTGGGGAGGATATCCAATGAATTTGAAAGCGTTCCTGTGTTCGACCGTGCTCGCCGTCGGTCTTGTCACGCCAGCCATGGCGGCCGACCTGACGGTCGGTTTCTCGCAGATCGGCTCGGAGTCCGGCTGGCGCGCGGCGGAAACCTCCGTCACCAAGCAGCAGGCCGAACAGCGCGGCATCAACCTGAAGTTCGCCGATGCCCAGCAGAAGCAGGAAAACCAGATCAAGGCGATCCGGTCCTTCATCGCCCAGGGCGTTGATGCGATCTTCCTTGCCCCCGTCGTGGCCACCGGCTGGGACGCAGTGCTGAAGGAAGCCAACGAGGCCGAGATTCCGGTAATCCTGCTCGACCGCACGGTTGACGCCCCCGACGACCTTTATCTCACCGCCGTCACCTCCGACACCGTGCACGAAGGCAAGGTTGCCGGCGACTGGCTGGTGCAGGACGTCGGCGACAAGCCCTGCAACATCGTCGAGCTTCAGGGCACGACCGGCTCCTCGCCGGCAATCAACCGCAAGAAGGGCTTCGAGCAGGCTCTCGCCGGTCATGACAACCTGAAGATCATCCGGTCGCAGACCGGCGACTTCACCCGCACCAAGGGCAAGGAAGTGATGGAAAGCTTCCTCAAAGCGGAAGACGGCGGCAAGAACATCTGCGCCCTCTATGCCCACAACGACGACATGGCCGTCGGCGCGATCCAGGCGATCAAGGAAGCCGGCCTCAAGCCGGGCACCGACATTCTCGTCGTCTCGGTCGATGCTGTGCCGGACATCTTCAAGGCCCTGGCCGCCGGCGAGGCGAATGCCACTGTCGAGCTGACGCCCAACATGGCCGGCCCCGCCTTCGATGCCCTGGAGAAGTTCAAGGCCGACGGCACCGTGCCGCCGAAGTGGATCCAGACGGAATCGAAGCTCTACACGCAGGCCGACGATCCGATGAAGGTCTACGAGGAGAAGAAGGGCCTCGGTTACTGATCGCGCCTCCCAAGCACAGCCCGGCCGGATTTCGCTCTGGCCGGGCCTTCGATCCCGGCATCCGGGATGACGACCGGCCGATCGAGCGTGGTGCGTGATGACCAGTCCTTCCTCCGACCATCCTTCGCTCCTGGAAATCAGGGGCCTGACGAAAATCTTCGCCGGCAGCTTCCGCGCCCTGGACCGGGTCGACTTCACGGTTCGGGCGGGTGAGATCCATGCGCTGCTCGGCGAAAACGGCGCCGGCAAGTCGACCCTGATCAAGGCCGTGACCGGCATCCATGCGCCGGATGGCGGCGAGATCCGCCTCGCCGGTCAGGAAATCCGTCCGAGCAATGCCGAGGAGGCCCTGGTGGCCGGCATCGCGACCGTCTATCAGGAGGTCGCCCTCCTGCCCAATCTGTCGGTCGCGCAAAATCTCTTTCTCGGTCGCCAGCCGACCCGCTTCGGCCTCGTGCGCGAGCGCGAAATGCGACGCCGGGCCAGTGAACTGCTGCAAGGCTTCGGCCTCGACATCGACGTGTCGGCGCCGCTCGGCGACTATTCGGTCGCCGTCCAGCATATCGCCGCCATCGCCCGCGCCGTCGATCTTTCCGCCCGCGTGCTGATCCTCGACGAACCGACGGCAAGCCTCGACGCCCACGAGGTCGAGGTCCTCTTCGCCGTCATGCGCCAGCTTCGGGAACGCGGCATCGGCATCGTCTTCGTCTCGCATTTCCTGGATCAGGTCTATCGGATCTGCGACCGCATCACTGTGCTGCGCAACGGCTGTCTCGTCGGCGAGCGGTTGGTCGCCGAGTTGCCGCGTGGCGATCTCGTCCGGATGATGCTCGGCCGGGAACTGGCCGAGGTGGAAGCCGAAAAGGCGGCACCGATGCAGTCCCGCGCCGGTCCTTCGCTCTTTGAGGCCGAGAATGTCGGCAAGCGCGGCCTCGTCGAGCCCTTCGACCTTGACCTGCGAGCCGGCGAAGTGGTCGGCCTTGCCGGTCTTCTCGGCTCCGGGCGCACGGAGACCGCCCGCCTCGTCTTCGGGGCCGACAAGGCTGATGCCGGCCGCATCGCGGTCGACGGCGCCGTGGTGCGCATCGCAAGCCCCCGGGACGCCATCCGCCTCGGCTTCGGCTTCTGTCCGGAGGAGCGCAAGACCGAGGGCATCGTCGCCGATCTGACCGTGCGCGAGAATATCGTTCTGGCGCTCCAGGCGCGCCGGGGATGGCTGCATCCGCTTTTCCGCCGCGAGCAGGATGAAATCGCCGACCGCTTTATCAAGCTGCTCGATATCCGGCCGGCCGATCCGGAACGCCCGATCGGGCTTCTGTCAGGCGGCAATCAGCAGAAGGCCCTGCTGGCGCGCTGGCTCGCCACCGAGCCCCGCCTGCTGATCCTCGACGAGCCGACGCGCGGCATCGATGTCGGCGCCCACGCCGAGATCATCCGCTTGATCCGCAGGCTCTGCGACGAGGGGCTCGCTCTTCTCGTCGTCTCCTCCGAGATCGAGGAGATCGTCACCTATGCCGACCGGGTGATTGTTCTCAGGGACCGCAATCATATCGCCGTGCTCGAGGGCGAGGCGGTCACGGTCACCGGCGTCGTCGCGGCCATCGCCGATGGCGATCAGGATCGAAAGGTGGCATGACCATGCAGGATGCCGAAGGGACGTCGACGCAGATCGATGCCCGGACAAAGCCGCCGGGGGGAGGGATCATGGCCTTGCGCCTGCCGAGGACGGGAACCGCGCAGGTCGCCGCCTTCCTGCTGATTCTCATGATCGACTGGATCGTCTCGCCGCAGTTCTTCGATATCCGGCTGCAGGACGGCCGGCTCTTCGGCAGCCTCGTCGACGTCTTCAATCGCGGCGCGCCCGTGGCGCTGCTCTCGCTCGGCATGGTGCTCGTCATCGCCACGCGCGGCATCGATCTGTCCGTCGGCGCCGTGATGGCGATCTGCGGCGCGATTGCCGCGAGCCTTGCCGACAGCCACTCCGTGTTCATTTGCGTGGCCGCCGCTCTCGGCGCCGGCGCGCTCTGCGGCCTGTGGAACGGCATCCTCGTCGCGGTCTTCGGCATCCAGCCGATTGTCGCAACCCTCATCCTCATGGTGGCCGGGCGCGGCATCGCGCAGCTCATCACTGAGGGGCGGATCGTGACCTTCACCTCGCCGGACCTTGCCTGGTTCGGCGGCGGCTCCCTTCTCGGCATCCCGACGCCCGTCGTCCTCACCCTGCTGATGCTGGTCCTCACCGTCGCCCTCGTTCGCGGCACCGCGCTCGGCCTCCTGATCGAGGCGACCGGCGCCAACGCGACGGCAAGCCGCCTGTCGGGCATCAACATCCGCGTGACCACCATCGCGGTCTATGTCTGGTGCGGCATCTGCGCGGCGCTCGCCGGCATCGTCGCGGCGGCCGACATTCTCGGCGCCGACGCCAACAACGCCGGCCTTTGGCTCGAGCTCGACGCCATCCTCGCGGTCGTCATCGGCGGCACCTCGCTCTTCGGCGGCCGCTTCAGTCTCGTGCTTGCCGTTCTCGGCGCCCTGATCATTCAGGCCATGAACACGGGCATCCTCCTGAGCGGCCTGCGTCCCGAACTGAACCTCGTCATCAAGGCCGTCGTGGTCCTTGTCGTCCTGCTGCTGCAGTCGCCGACAATGGAGGCGATGAGAGGCTATTTCGTGCGGGAGAAACGCTGATGCGCCGCTTTGCCCCCGTTCTTGTCACGACGGTCGTGTTCCTGCTCGGCTTTGCCTACTGCACGATGCAGTTTCCGAACTTTGCTTCCACGCGCGTTGTCATGAATCTTCTCACCGACAATGCCTTCCTCGGCATTCTCGCCGTCGGCATGACCTTCGTCATCATTTCCGGCGGCATCGATCTGTCGGTCGGCTCCGTCATCGGTTTCTCGACGGTGTTTCTGGCGCTCGCCATCGGCAACGGCGTTCCGCCGCTTCTCGCCTTCGCGCTCCTGCTGCTCATTTGCGCCGCCTTCGGCGCGGCGATGGGCGCCATCATCCACAAGTTCGAGATGCCGCCCTTTATCGTCACGCTGGCGGGCATGTTCCTGGCGCGTGGCGCCGCCTTCCTGATGTCGACCGAGTCCGTCCCGATCGACGCCTCGCTCTATGCCGATGTCGCCGCCTTCTCCATCCGCCTGCCCGGCGGCGGGCGCCTGCGCATCATCGCGATGATCATGATCGCCGTCTTCATTCTCGGCGGCATCCTGCTGCACTACACGCGCTTCGGCACCAACGTCTATGCGCTCGGCGGCAGCCGCACGACGACGGCGCTGATGGGCGTCCGCGTCGGCCGGACGACGGTCGCCGTCTACATGCTGTCCAGCGTTCTGGCCGGCCTTGCGGGCATCGTCTTTTCCTTCTACACGGCCGCGGGCTATTCTCTGGCGGCCGTCGGTGTGGAACTCGATACGATCGCGGCCGTGGTCATCGGCGGAACGCTGCTGACGGGCGGCTCGGGCACGATCTTCGGGACCTTCATCGGCATCCTGATCCAGGGTCTGATCCAGACCTACATCACCTTTGATGGAACCTTGTCGAGCTGGTGGATGAAGATTGCGACCGGACTTCTGCTCTTTGTGTTCATCGGCCTGCAGCAGGGCCTGACACGCCTCGCGCGTCGCCCTGTTCTGGCCGGCGCGGGGGCGCGGGCGACATGACTAGCCCCATCGTCGTCATTCCGGCAGGCCGGCACCAGTCGAGCCAGGTGAGCGTCACTCGCACGCTCGCCATCGACATCATTTCCGGCAGATATCCGGAAGGAAGCCTCCTGCCGCGCGATGCCGAGCTGTCGTCGATGTTTTCGGTCTCGCGCACCGTGCTGCGCGAAAGCATGAAGACGCTGTCCGCCAAGGGGCTGATCGTGGCCAAGGCCAAGGTCGGAACGCGGGTGCGCGAGCGTGCCGACTGGAACATGTTCGATCCGGACCTCATCGCCTGGCACCTGGAGGCCGGCGTCAGCAAGCGCTTCCTGCGCGACCTTGCCGACATCCGCCTTGCCGTCGAGCCGCGCGCGGCGGAGCTTGCCGCGCTTCGGCGCGTGCCGGAGATGGTCGCCGCCATGCGCGAGAGCCTTGCGGCGATGGAGGCGGCCGACAGCACGTCGCTGGCCTTTGCCGAGGCCGACCTGGACCTGCACCTGAAGATCGCGGCCGCATCCGGCAATCCCTTCATGCGCAGCATCGGCGCGGTGGTCGAGGCCGCCTTGCGGGCCTCCTTCCGGCTCAGTGCGCCCGCCGAGCCGGAAGACCGCGACCTTGTGCTCAAGACCCATGGCGCCATCGTCGATGCGATCGAGGCCGGCAACCCGGAAGCCGCCGCCGATGCCATGGTCGACGTGATCCTGAACGGCATGCGCCGGCACGGAGCCGTCAGCCCGCTGCCGCAGCGGCGCAGCCGGCTCGGCGGGGTCGTTTCCCCTTGATGACGGCGACACCGCATCCGATCCCATTCAAGACAGTCCACGAAAGACGAGGATAACGATGACAACGAGTGCCGAGGGCCCCCGCTACAAGGGCGTTTTCCCGGTGGCCCCCACCATTTTCGACGCGAGGGGCGAACTGGACCTGCAAGGCCAGTGCCGGGCCATCGACTTCATGATCGACGCCGGCTCCAACGGCATCTGCATCCTCGCCAACTTTTCCGAGCAGTTCTCGCTGACCGACGCCGAGCGCGACGCCGTGGCCGAGACCGTGCTGAAGCATGTCGCGGACCGCGTTCCCGTCATCGTGACGACAAGCCACTTCTCGCCGCGCATTTGCGCCGAGCGTTCCGCAAGGGCCGAAGCGCTGGGCGCCGCGATGGTGATGGTGATGCCGCCCTATCACGGCGCGACCTTCCGCGTCGGCGAGCCCGGCATCTACGACTTCTTCCGCACCGTCTCCGACGCGATCTCCATCCCGATCATGATCCAGGATGCGCCCGTCGCCGGCACGCCGCTGTCGCCGGAATTCCTGGCAAGGATGGCGAAGGAGATCGAGCAGGTCTCCTATTTCAAGATCGAGACCGCGATGGCCGCGGCAAAACTTCGCCGGCTTATTGAACTGGGCGGAACCGCGATCGAAGGCCCGTGGGACGGCGAGGAGGCGATCACGCTGATGCCCGACCTCGACGCCGGCGCGACAGGTGCGATGACCGGCGGCGGCTATCCGGACGGCATCCGCCAGATCCTCGACCCCTATGTCGCCGGCGACCGCGAGGCCGCCATGCAGGCCTATGAGCGCTGGCTGCCGCTGATCAACTACGAGAACCGGCAGTGCGGTCTGCTCGCCTGCAAGGCGCTGATGAAGGAAGGCGGGGTGATCGCCTGCGAGGACGCCCGCGCGCCGCTCGCCCCGCTGCATCCGGCAACAAGGGCCGGCCTCATCGAACTCGCCTCCCGCCTCGACGCGATGGTGTTGAAGTGGGGCAAATAATGCGGTCGAGCCGGGCGGCGCCAGCCGTCGCCCGCAACCGGCGCAATTGGCCTCAGCCTTTCCATCGTCATCACCGGGCTTGACCCGGTGACCCACTCGCCGAACGGCAAATGACGCCCTTGGAGAGTGAAGAAGCGCGAACGGATCACACTGTGCCGTCAGCCAGTGCCGGGAGATGATTGGGTTGCCGGCTCAAGGCCGGCAATGACGATCGAAAGGCCAAGCGTCTCCTCGCATCGGCACTGCCCGATCACGGGACCGAAGCCGACTTACTGGCACTGACTTACAGCGCCCAGCCGCCGTCGATGGCGAAGGCCTGGCCGGTCGTGTAGGTCGCGCCCGCGAGATACACCGCGAAGTCGGCGATCTCCTCGGGCGTGCCGAGGCGGCCCATCGGCTGGCGGGCGATGAAGTCCGCCCGCGCCTTCTCGTAATCGCCGGTGGCCGCAAGGCGCTGTTCCAGCGAGGGGCTCTGCACCGTGCCGGGGCAGATCGCGTTGCAGCGGATGCCTTGTGCCACATAGTCGGCGGCGACCGACTTGGTGAGGCCGATGACGGCGGCCTTGGAGAGCGAATAGGCGCAGCGGTTCGGCACGCCCTTCATGCTGCTGGCCACCGACGACATGTTGATGATCGCTCCGTCGCCCCGTTCCAGCATGCCCGGCAGCACCGCCTTGATGAGGCGGGTCATCGAGCGGACGTTGAGCGCGATGGCGAAATCGAAGTCCTCCTCGCTCATGTCGAGGATCGAACCGGCATGGACGTAGCCGGCGCAGTTGAAGAGGATATCCACCGGTCCGGCTTCGGCGATCGTGGTGGCAATCGAATGGGCGTCGAGCACGTCGAGCTGGCGGGTCGTCACGCCGGCTTCACCGACAAGGGTGCCGAGCGTCTCCCCGTTGATGTCCGTCGCAATGACATGGGCGCCGGCCGCGGCGAAGGCGAGGGCGCTGGCCCGCCCGATACCCTGCCCGGCTGCTGTGACAAGGGCCGTCTTGCCCAGAAGATTGGTCGTCATGGCGTCGTTTCCTCGTGTGTTCTTGTTGTCGTTGCTGGAAGGTCGGTCGGGAAGCGGTCAGGCGGGCGTCGATGTTGCGAGCAGGGCGTCGATCTCCGCGCGCTTCGGCATTGAGGCTGCGGCGCCGGGACGGGTGATCGATATGCCGGCGGTGGCACTGCCGAAGCGGACGGCGGCGATCGGGTCCAGTCCTTCCGAGAGGGCGGCGGTGAAGCCGCCGACAAAGGCATCGCCCGCGCCGGTCGTGTCGATCACCTTGCCGCCGGTGATCGCCGAGACGATGACCGATTTCTCCCGCGTATGATAAAGCGCGCCGCGCGCGCCGAGCGTGATCAGCGCGCAGCCGACGCCGCGCTGAAGCAGGATGTCGCCGGCCCGCCGTGCGTCGTCCTCGTTGCCGGGCGCGATGCCGGTCAGCATCGCGGCCTCGGTTTCGTTGGGCGCGATATAGTCGCAGAGAGGATAGATGGCGTCGGGCAGCGGGGCTGCCGGAGCGGGGTTGAACACCGTCGTCACACCGGCCTCGCGTGCGATGGCAAGCCCGCGCACGGCCGCATCGACGGGCTGTTCCAACTGCGTGACGAAGACCTTTGCCGAACGGATCACGTCGGCATTGGCCTCCACGTCCGCCGGCGTGATGGTGCCCGCCGCGCCCGGATAGACGATGATGGCGTTCTCGCCGGTCTCCGGATTGACGAAGATGAAGGCGGCGCCAGTTGGCTCGATAGTTGATTGCGTCACGCATGCGGTGACGCCGTCCTTGGCCCAGGCCGCAAGGGCGTTGTCGCCGAAGCTGTCCTTGCCGATCTTGGAGATGAAGGAGACCTTGGCGCCCGCGCGCGCCGAGGCGACCGCCTGGTTGGCCCCCTTGCCGCCCGGCCCCATGATGAAGCCCTTGCCGATGATCGTCTCGCCGATCGCGGGCAGGCGGTCGGCCCGGAAGGCGAGATCGGCAACGAAGATGCCGAGATTGGCGACGCCCTTCTTCTGGTCACTCATGGAAACGGAACTCCGGGACAACTTGCATGCTATTCGCCATAGGGAATCCACACCGTCTTCACCTGCACGGCATGACGCAGCAGGATTTCGCCTTCCGTGGCCGCCGGATCGTGCCAGTCGGTCAAAAGGCCGTTGTCCGTCAGCGTGCGCTTGAGATTGCCGGTGGAGAGCCGCTCAACCTTTTCGCCGAGCGCCTTCGCGCCGAAGGCCCAGAGCGCATCGACATCGTCATGCTCGGCGAGGGTCGTCGCCAGCGTCTCCGCCGATCCCGTGACGATGTTGAGCGCGCCGGCCGGCACGTCCGAGGTCTCCAGCACCTGATAAAAGTCGGTAGCACTCAAGGGATGCGGCTCGCTCGGCACCGCGACGACGCGATTGCCCATGGCAAGCAGCGGCGCGACGAGGCTGACGAAGGCGAGCAGCGGCGCTTCGGGCGGGCAGAGAACGCCGACAACGCCGACCGGCTCGTGCAGGGCGAGCGCGACGCCGCGTAGCGGCGGCACATGCACCCGGCCCTCGTATTTGTCGGCATAGGCGGCGGCCGAGAAGAGACGGCTGATCGAGGCCTCGACTTCGGCCAGGGCCTTTGCGGCCGAGGCGCTGGTCATCGCGGTGAGGCGCGCAGCGAATTCGTCGGCGCGTGCAGAAAGATTTTCGCCGAGGTAATAGAGCACTTGCGCCCGGTTGTGGGCGCTCGCCTTCGACCATCCGTCCGCCTTGCGCGCCGCCTCGACGGCGTTGCGGATGTCCTTGCGGCTGCCCTCGCCGACTTCGCCGATCTGGACGCCTTTGGACGAATAGACCGGCAGCGAATAGTTGCCGTCCGGCCGCGCCTGCTTGCCGCCGATGAAGAGCTTGGCGGTGCGGTCGACGCCGGCTGGGGCAAAACCCGCCGGATTGGGAGCGGATGCGGCGGCTGGCCGTGGCTTGCGCTTCTCCCAGCCTTTGGGCTTCAGATACTCCAGCATGCCCTCGCGTCCGCCTTCACGCCCGAAGCCGGATTCCTTGACGCCGCCGAAGCCCGCCCCCGCGTCGAAGAGATTGGTCGCGTTGACCCAGACGACCCCCGCCTGCACCTTGGCGGCAATGTCGAGCGCAAGGCCGATGGTCTCGCTCCAGATGCTGGCGGCGAGCCCGTAGCGGGAATTGTTGGCCAGCATGACCGCCTCGTCCGGCGTGC is part of the Hartmannibacter diazotrophicus genome and encodes:
- a CDS encoding transporter substrate-binding domain-containing protein — encoded protein: MFLKSVLTAAVSVALMVAASAGAHAEDILAKVKADGVLKVGTETAFAPFDFINDSGEHVGLNVDVFAEIGKELGVKIEWVTLPWDGVLPGLESGKFDMVAGPATITNARMERYRFSSPVAEATVALLKKAGDDSIMKPEDVAGKAVGSGKATAQLAQLEEFSKTLPTPVDAQEFVSFNEAYAALASGRVVAVANSYPNIAYVAQQQSDTFALVEPPFGVKTYFGFPGRKDAEYASLMDAVDEALLKMKSDGRMAEMQKKWFGVAFDTPEKITEAAF
- the hutC gene encoding histidine utilization repressor encodes the protein MSPPVSLHQRIRGDLEALILSGDWAPGQRVPAEHELMASYGCSRMTVNKVLTELASRGLVERRRRAGTFVARPRPPSALLQIPDVQADILALGHAYGLRLLEREQRESNAEDKARLGVDTPRPVLAIRCLHQADGRPFALEDRLIDLSTVPMAARESFEDEPPGTWLLHHVPWSEAEHRIWALNTDPQTARLLDLPAGAACLALGRQTWRNGAPVTEATTVYPAGGYQLAARFQPGHSRENA
- a CDS encoding SDR family NAD(P)-dependent oxidoreductase, whose protein sequence is MNAFAPDLFDGRTIVVTGAARGIGAAVARELLALGATVVAHAGRKPPADDDDLVTGLPDAHRDRLTILEADLADAGEAERLAEAIFSRVGRIDGLVNNAGTMIGRIPAEETDLAAYEKVVDLNARSVVLLTRALLPGMGEGASIVNTTSISARTGGSAGSSLYSSAKAFVATYTRSLAKELGPRGIRVNSVAPGTIDTAFHQRYSSPEKLAATAKAIPLGRLGTPDDCVGAYLFLLSGDLSGYITGQSIDVNGGQLLA
- the ytfQ gene encoding galactofuranose ABC transporter, galactofuranose-binding protein YtfQ; the protein is MNLKAFLCSTVLAVGLVTPAMAADLTVGFSQIGSESGWRAAETSVTKQQAEQRGINLKFADAQQKQENQIKAIRSFIAQGVDAIFLAPVVATGWDAVLKEANEAEIPVILLDRTVDAPDDLYLTAVTSDTVHEGKVAGDWLVQDVGDKPCNIVELQGTTGSSPAINRKKGFEQALAGHDNLKIIRSQTGDFTRTKGKEVMESFLKAEDGGKNICALYAHNDDMAVGAIQAIKEAGLKPGTDILVVSVDAVPDIFKALAAGEANATVELTPNMAGPAFDALEKFKADGTVPPKWIQTESKLYTQADDPMKVYEEKKGLGY
- a CDS encoding sugar ABC transporter ATP-binding protein, encoding MTSPSSDHPSLLEIRGLTKIFAGSFRALDRVDFTVRAGEIHALLGENGAGKSTLIKAVTGIHAPDGGEIRLAGQEIRPSNAEEALVAGIATVYQEVALLPNLSVAQNLFLGRQPTRFGLVREREMRRRASELLQGFGLDIDVSAPLGDYSVAVQHIAAIARAVDLSARVLILDEPTASLDAHEVEVLFAVMRQLRERGIGIVFVSHFLDQVYRICDRITVLRNGCLVGERLVAELPRGDLVRMMLGRELAEVEAEKAAPMQSRAGPSLFEAENVGKRGLVEPFDLDLRAGEVVGLAGLLGSGRTETARLVFGADKADAGRIAVDGAVVRIASPRDAIRLGFGFCPEERKTEGIVADLTVRENIVLALQARRGWLHPLFRREQDEIADRFIKLLDIRPADPERPIGLLSGGNQQKALLARWLATEPRLLILDEPTRGIDVGAHAEIIRLIRRLCDEGLALLVVSSEIEEIVTYADRVIVLRDRNHIAVLEGEAVTVTGVVAAIADGDQDRKVA
- a CDS encoding ABC transporter permease: MALRLPRTGTAQVAAFLLILMIDWIVSPQFFDIRLQDGRLFGSLVDVFNRGAPVALLSLGMVLVIATRGIDLSVGAVMAICGAIAASLADSHSVFICVAAALGAGALCGLWNGILVAVFGIQPIVATLILMVAGRGIAQLITEGRIVTFTSPDLAWFGGGSLLGIPTPVVLTLLMLVLTVALVRGTALGLLIEATGANATASRLSGINIRVTTIAVYVWCGICAALAGIVAAADILGADANNAGLWLELDAILAVVIGGTSLFGGRFSLVLAVLGALIIQAMNTGILLSGLRPELNLVIKAVVVLVVLLLQSPTMEAMRGYFVREKR
- the yjfF gene encoding galactofuranose ABC transporter, permease protein YjfF — translated: MRRFAPVLVTTVVFLLGFAYCTMQFPNFASTRVVMNLLTDNAFLGILAVGMTFVIISGGIDLSVGSVIGFSTVFLALAIGNGVPPLLAFALLLLICAAFGAAMGAIIHKFEMPPFIVTLAGMFLARGAAFLMSTESVPIDASLYADVAAFSIRLPGGGRLRIIAMIMIAVFILGGILLHYTRFGTNVYALGGSRTTTALMGVRVGRTTVAVYMLSSVLAGLAGIVFSFYTAAGYSLAAVGVELDTIAAVVIGGTLLTGGSGTIFGTFIGILIQGLIQTYITFDGTLSSWWMKIATGLLLFVFIGLQQGLTRLARRPVLAGAGARAT
- a CDS encoding FadR/GntR family transcriptional regulator — translated: MTSPIVVIPAGRHQSSQVSVTRTLAIDIISGRYPEGSLLPRDAELSSMFSVSRTVLRESMKTLSAKGLIVAKAKVGTRVRERADWNMFDPDLIAWHLEAGVSKRFLRDLADIRLAVEPRAAELAALRRVPEMVAAMRESLAAMEAADSTSLAFAEADLDLHLKIAAASGNPFMRSIGAVVEAALRASFRLSAPAEPEDRDLVLKTHGAIVDAIEAGNPEAAADAMVDVILNGMRRHGAVSPLPQRRSRLGGVVSP
- a CDS encoding dihydrodipicolinate synthase family protein, with the protein product MTTSAEGPRYKGVFPVAPTIFDARGELDLQGQCRAIDFMIDAGSNGICILANFSEQFSLTDAERDAVAETVLKHVADRVPVIVTTSHFSPRICAERSARAEALGAAMVMVMPPYHGATFRVGEPGIYDFFRTVSDAISIPIMIQDAPVAGTPLSPEFLARMAKEIEQVSYFKIETAMAAAKLRRLIELGGTAIEGPWDGEEAITLMPDLDAGATGAMTGGGYPDGIRQILDPYVAGDREAAMQAYERWLPLINYENRQCGLLACKALMKEGGVIACEDARAPLAPLHPATRAGLIELASRLDAMVLKWGK